Proteins encoded together in one Chitinophaga varians window:
- a CDS encoding protein-L-isoaspartate(D-aspartate) O-methyltransferase, producing MRRYEDTYKQKGLRKQLVDSIRQKGITDENVLAAIGNIPRHFFLDTAFESIAYDDRAFPIGEGQTISQPYTVAYQTQLLEPRPYEKILEIGTGSCYQACVLAELKMNVFTIERQKRLFDQVKAFPFKSKYPNLRLFYGDGYEGLPSYAPFDKVLVTAAAPHIPEKLVQQLKIGGKMVIPVGGQEVQRMLRITKISDTETEQELFDNFSFVPMLAGKK from the coding sequence ATGAGGCGGTATGAAGATACTTATAAACAAAAAGGATTACGCAAACAGCTGGTTGATAGTATCCGTCAGAAAGGTATTACTGACGAAAATGTATTGGCGGCTATCGGCAACATCCCCCGGCATTTTTTCCTTGATACGGCTTTCGAGAGCATAGCATATGATGACAGGGCCTTTCCTATCGGAGAGGGCCAAACGATTTCCCAGCCTTATACGGTAGCCTATCAGACGCAGCTACTGGAGCCCCGGCCATATGAGAAAATACTGGAGATCGGTACCGGCAGCTGCTACCAGGCATGCGTACTGGCGGAGTTGAAGATGAACGTTTTTACCATTGAACGCCAGAAACGCCTGTTCGACCAGGTAAAAGCCTTTCCTTTCAAAAGCAAATACCCTAACCTGCGCCTGTTTTATGGCGATGGCTACGAAGGGCTGCCTTCCTATGCGCCTTTTGACAAGGTACTGGTAACGGCGGCAGCGCCACATATTCCCGAGAAACTGGTGCAGCAATTAAAGATCGGCGGTAAAATGGTGATCCCGGTAGGCGGCCAGGAAGTGCAGCGGATGCTGCGTATCACCAAAATCAGTGATACGGAAACAGAACAGGAGCTGTTTGACAATTTCTCCTTTGTGCCTATGTTGGCAGGAAAAAAATAA
- a CDS encoding DUF2279 domain-containing protein: MPLFSLPDTTIKERVWILSGTTAAIYGSGLAVLSSAWYKGYPRSSFHFFNDAGEWNQMDKAGHIFAAYFEGKYSREMWRWSGLPRKQQIWIGGLSGFAYQSVIEVLDGFSEKWGFSWSDMGANAIGSALLISQELAWDEQRIQLKFSAHPKSYPEGPVREKTDQLFGHSFWERTLKDYNAQTYWLSVNLHSFNKSSTWLPGWLNIAVGYGAEGMYGGDDNTWTDAHGQFHDYTHVRRVRQFYLSPDVDFTKIRSRKKGVRVLLQVLNMMKFPAPALEINSLGNVKLHPVYF; encoded by the coding sequence GTGCCTCTTTTCTCCTTACCGGACACCACTATCAAAGAAAGAGTATGGATACTCTCCGGCACTACTGCCGCCATTTATGGCAGCGGGCTGGCAGTACTCAGCTCCGCCTGGTACAAAGGTTATCCCCGCTCCTCCTTTCACTTCTTCAATGATGCAGGAGAATGGAACCAGATGGACAAGGCCGGACATATTTTTGCCGCCTACTTTGAAGGTAAATACAGCCGGGAAATGTGGAGATGGTCCGGCCTGCCGCGTAAACAACAGATCTGGATCGGTGGCCTCAGCGGATTTGCCTATCAGTCAGTCATAGAAGTACTGGACGGGTTCTCTGAAAAATGGGGGTTCTCCTGGAGCGATATGGGCGCCAATGCTATCGGCTCTGCCCTGCTGATCAGCCAGGAGCTGGCATGGGACGAGCAGCGGATACAGCTTAAATTCTCAGCACACCCTAAAAGTTATCCGGAAGGTCCTGTCCGCGAAAAAACAGACCAACTCTTTGGCCACTCTTTCTGGGAAAGAACATTGAAAGATTATAATGCTCAAACGTACTGGTTGTCGGTCAACCTTCACTCCTTCAACAAAAGTTCCACCTGGCTGCCCGGCTGGCTGAACATTGCCGTTGGCTACGGGGCAGAAGGCATGTATGGAGGAGACGATAATACCTGGACGGACGCACATGGCCAGTTCCACGATTACACCCACGTTCGCCGTGTCCGGCAGTTTTACCTGTCGCCCGATGTTGATTTCACCAAAATCCGCAGCCGTAAAAAAGGTGTGCGGGTACTGCTTCAGGTGCTGAACATGATGAAATTCCCCGCCCCTGCCCTTGAAATCAATTCACTGGGCAACGTGAAACTGCATCCTGTATATTTCTAA
- a CDS encoding phosphoribosyltransferase family protein, whose protein sequence is MESRNIILTQDIIQKKIERIAYEIYELNSDGTEIILAGIWDRGMVVARKIAAVLEQISPLKTKIISLHLDKQHPGEVKVSEDIDFNDKVVVVVDDVANSGRTMLYALKPLLAYLPKKIQTAVLVDRRHKSFPLSVDFVGYSLATTLQDMVLVEMQGEDIIAAYFE, encoded by the coding sequence ATGGAAAGCAGGAACATTATTCTTACACAGGATATCATCCAGAAGAAAATTGAACGGATCGCTTATGAGATCTATGAACTGAACAGCGACGGCACTGAGATCATCCTTGCCGGCATCTGGGACAGAGGCATGGTGGTAGCCCGTAAGATAGCGGCTGTGCTGGAACAGATCTCTCCGTTGAAAACAAAAATCATCTCCCTGCACCTGGACAAACAACATCCGGGCGAAGTAAAAGTTTCTGAAGACATCGATTTTAATGATAAAGTGGTAGTAGTGGTAGACGATGTGGCCAACTCCGGCCGTACCATGCTATACGCTCTGAAGCCCCTGCTGGCTTATCTTCCAAAGAAAATACAAACTGCTGTGCTGGTAGACAGGCGGCATAAATCTTTCCCGCTGTCCGTGGACTTCGTGGGTTATTCTCTCGCTACTACCTTACAGGACATGGTATTGGTGGAAATGCAGGGAGAAGATATCATCGCTGCTTATTTTGAATAG
- a CDS encoding (Fe-S)-binding protein — protein MRIVQELLFIIAFGMAVYLFSTKVRQIRRNILLGRDKDLNDHPDLRWKNVLLLAFGQKKMFRNPLVAVLHFFVYAGFIIINLEILEIILDGILGTHRLFVPVLGGLYPVLISAFEVLAVLVTLGCAIFLVRRNILKLRRFVSKDLNGWPRSDANYILLTEIVLMLLFLTMNTADQQMQLRGSEHYIATGNFLVSGSLASIFNHTPDGTLIAIERTCWWLHILGILAFLNYLPYSKHLHIILAFPNAYYASLEPAGEMENMPAVQKEVQLMLQPELAASEPAPEGMPKFGAKDVFDLTWKNLLDAYSCTECGRCSAACPANLTGKALSPRKIMMDTRDRAEEIGRNINKNGAFTDDGKTLLRDYISEEELRACTTCNACVQECPVSISPLDIILQLRRHLVMEESSAPAEWTGMFSNIENNMAPWKFSMDDRDKWATEMNQ, from the coding sequence ATGCGAATTGTACAAGAGTTACTGTTTATTATTGCCTTCGGGATGGCAGTATACCTATTTTCCACGAAAGTGCGCCAGATAAGGCGGAATATCCTGCTGGGGCGCGATAAAGACCTCAATGACCACCCTGACCTGCGCTGGAAGAACGTACTGTTGCTGGCTTTCGGCCAGAAAAAAATGTTCCGTAACCCGTTGGTGGCCGTGCTGCACTTTTTCGTGTATGCAGGCTTTATCATTATTAATCTGGAGATCCTCGAGATTATCCTGGACGGCATACTGGGCACACATCGTTTATTCGTTCCCGTATTAGGCGGACTATATCCCGTGCTGATCAGTGCTTTTGAAGTGTTGGCCGTACTGGTAACGCTGGGTTGCGCCATCTTCCTGGTACGCAGGAACATCCTGAAGCTCCGGCGGTTTGTGAGCAAAGACCTGAACGGATGGCCGCGTTCCGACGCCAATTACATCCTCCTCACAGAGATTGTGCTGATGCTGCTGTTCCTGACCATGAACACTGCCGATCAACAGATGCAGCTGCGCGGCAGTGAACACTATATCGCCACCGGCAACTTCCTGGTTTCCGGCAGCCTGGCATCGATATTCAACCACACGCCCGACGGCACCCTGATAGCGATAGAGCGCACCTGCTGGTGGCTGCACATACTGGGTATCCTGGCGTTCCTCAACTATCTGCCTTATTCCAAACACCTTCATATTATACTGGCTTTTCCCAATGCGTACTATGCCAGCCTGGAACCGGCAGGCGAAATGGAAAACATGCCTGCCGTACAAAAAGAAGTACAGCTGATGCTGCAGCCTGAACTGGCCGCCAGCGAGCCGGCCCCTGAAGGAATGCCTAAATTTGGCGCCAAAGACGTGTTTGACCTTACCTGGAAAAACCTGCTGGACGCCTACAGTTGCACCGAATGCGGCCGCTGTAGCGCCGCCTGCCCCGCCAACCTCACCGGCAAAGCCCTTTCTCCCCGTAAAATCATGATGGATACCCGCGACCGCGCAGAAGAGATAGGCCGCAACATCAATAAAAACGGGGCTTTCACCGATGACGGCAAAACACTGCTGCGCGACTACATCTCAGAAGAAGAGCTGCGCGCCTGCACCACCTGCAACGCCTGCGTTCAGGAATGTCCGGTGAGCATCAGTCCACTCGATATCATCCTGCAACTGCGCCGCCACCTCGTCATGGAAGAGTCCAGCGCTCCCGCCGAATGGACCGGTATGTTCAGCAATATCGAAAATAACATGGCCCCCTGGAAGTTCAGCATGGACGACCGCGACAAATGGGCCACAGAAATGAATCAATAA
- a CDS encoding phospho-sugar mutase, giving the protein MDINIQNKVSQWLNGNYDAETIATLKKMQEGNPDDLNDAFYRNLEFGTGGLRGIMGVGTNRMNKYTVGMATQGFANYLKKAFDGEVKVAIAHDSRNNSRFFAETVANVFAANGIKVFLFESLRPTPELSFAIRHLQCQGGVVLTASHNPKEYNGYKAYWNDGAQLVPPHDKNVIREVESILSPDDVKWTGGEANITLIGKEVDEAYLKELQGLSINPEINKQQHDLKIVYTPIHGTGITMVPEILQRFGFTNVNIVAEQSTPDGNFPTVVYPNPEESEALTLGLKKAKELDADILLGTDPDADRVGIAVKDLKGEWVLLNGNQTGVLLFNYIVEGRRRKGLQQPNDFIAKTVVTSDLIDVFAAKNDINCYNTLTGFKWIADLIRRKEPQETFICGGEESYGYMIGNNIRDKDAVSSVAMICEMAAYARSLGQSLYELLVNIYLKYGYYKEHLISITKKGMKGADEIAEMMRGYRENPPATINGSSVVTLYDYQLQQVKDIKTGEIKPLDLPKSNVLQFVLADGSKISARPSGTEPKIKFYFSVNAPLNSAANFDAVTADLDKKIEGIITDMQLK; this is encoded by the coding sequence ATGGATATAAATATTCAAAACAAAGTATCGCAATGGCTCAATGGCAACTATGACGCCGAAACCATTGCCACACTGAAAAAGATGCAGGAGGGCAACCCCGATGACCTCAATGATGCTTTTTATCGTAATCTCGAGTTTGGTACCGGTGGATTAAGAGGAATTATGGGCGTAGGTACCAACCGCATGAATAAATATACCGTCGGCATGGCCACGCAGGGCTTCGCCAACTATCTGAAAAAGGCGTTCGATGGCGAAGTGAAAGTGGCCATCGCGCACGACAGCCGCAACAATTCCCGCTTTTTTGCCGAAACTGTTGCCAACGTATTTGCGGCCAACGGCATTAAAGTGTTTCTCTTTGAAAGCCTCCGCCCCACGCCGGAGCTCTCTTTCGCTATCCGTCACCTGCAATGCCAGGGCGGCGTGGTGCTCACCGCCTCCCACAACCCGAAAGAATACAACGGCTATAAAGCTTACTGGAACGATGGCGCTCAGCTGGTGCCCCCGCACGATAAGAACGTCATCCGTGAAGTGGAAAGCATCCTCTCCCCTGATGATGTAAAATGGACCGGTGGCGAAGCCAATATCACCCTCATCGGCAAAGAAGTGGACGAAGCCTACCTCAAAGAATTACAGGGCCTGTCCATCAACCCGGAGATCAACAAACAACAGCACGACCTGAAGATCGTTTATACGCCGATCCATGGCACCGGTATCACCATGGTGCCGGAAATACTGCAACGCTTCGGCTTCACCAACGTGAACATTGTAGCGGAACAGTCCACTCCTGACGGCAATTTCCCTACCGTGGTATATCCTAACCCGGAAGAGTCTGAAGCGCTGACCCTTGGCCTCAAAAAGGCCAAAGAGCTGGACGCGGACATCCTGCTGGGCACAGACCCTGACGCTGACCGTGTAGGCATTGCCGTGAAAGACCTCAAAGGCGAATGGGTACTGCTCAACGGCAACCAGACCGGCGTACTGTTGTTTAACTACATCGTGGAAGGCCGCCGCAGAAAAGGATTGCAGCAGCCTAACGACTTTATCGCGAAAACCGTGGTGACCTCCGACCTCATTGATGTATTCGCCGCTAAAAATGATATCAACTGCTACAATACCCTCACCGGTTTCAAATGGATCGCTGACCTGATCCGTCGGAAAGAGCCACAGGAAACGTTCATCTGCGGCGGAGAAGAATCATATGGTTATATGATCGGTAACAATATCCGGGACAAGGACGCCGTTTCTTCCGTGGCCATGATCTGCGAAATGGCAGCTTATGCCCGCAGCCTGGGCCAGTCACTGTATGAGCTGCTGGTTAATATCTACCTGAAGTACGGCTACTACAAGGAGCACCTGATCTCCATCACCAAAAAAGGCATGAAAGGTGCCGACGAAATCGCTGAAATGATGCGCGGCTACCGTGAAAACCCACCTGCCACCATCAATGGTTCGTCCGTAGTTACACTGTACGACTACCAGCTACAGCAGGTGAAAGATATCAAAACAGGCGAAATCAAACCGCTCGACCTGCCTAAATCCAATGTGCTGCAGTTTGTACTGGCCGATGGCAGCAAAATATCCGCCCGCCCGTCCGGCACCGAACCTAAAATCAAATTCTATTTCAGCGTGAACGCCCCACTCAACAGTGCGGCCAACTTCGATGCGGTTACCGCCGATCTCGATAAAAAGATCGAAGGTATCATCACCGATATGCAACTGAAATAA
- a CDS encoding (Fe-S)-binding protein, whose protein sequence is MQIKTMATYAANGETPEILFWVGCAGSFDQRAQKITKAFATILDKTGVQFAILGKEESCTGDPARRAGNEFIFQMMAQNNIQLLNMYGVKKIVTACPHCFNILKNEYPALGGNYEVIHHTTFLQSLIDEGKIKMKEGGVFKGKKITYHDSCYLGRGNNIYEAPRKVLETLDAELVEMKRCRSKGLCCGAGGAQMFKEEEKGTTRINFERGHEAVDTGASVIAANCPFCMTMLTDGVKETGKEDEVKVLDIAELIAMNME, encoded by the coding sequence ATGCAGATAAAGACAATGGCCACATATGCCGCCAACGGGGAAACACCGGAAATACTGTTTTGGGTAGGTTGCGCCGGCAGCTTCGACCAGCGGGCACAAAAGATCACCAAAGCATTTGCCACCATCCTCGATAAAACAGGCGTTCAGTTTGCCATCCTGGGTAAAGAAGAAAGCTGTACCGGTGATCCGGCCAGAAGAGCGGGCAATGAGTTTATCTTCCAGATGATGGCACAAAACAACATACAGTTGCTCAACATGTATGGCGTGAAAAAAATCGTTACCGCCTGCCCCCACTGCTTTAATATCCTGAAAAATGAATATCCCGCCCTCGGCGGTAATTATGAAGTGATACATCATACCACCTTCCTCCAGTCACTGATCGATGAAGGAAAGATCAAAATGAAAGAAGGCGGTGTTTTCAAAGGCAAAAAAATCACTTATCATGATTCCTGTTACCTGGGCAGGGGCAACAATATTTATGAAGCGCCCCGCAAAGTGCTGGAAACACTGGATGCCGAGCTGGTAGAGATGAAACGTTGCCGCAGTAAAGGCCTTTGCTGCGGAGCCGGCGGCGCCCAGATGTTCAAGGAGGAAGAAAAAGGCACTACCCGCATCAACTTCGAAAGAGGCCATGAAGCCGTAGATACCGGCGCCTCTGTTATTGCTGCCAACTGTCCTTTCTGTATGACCATGCTGACAGACGGAGTGAAAGAGACCGGCAAGGAAGACGAAGTAAAAGTGCTGGATATTGCAGAGCTGATCGCGATGAATATGGAATAA
- a CDS encoding sigma-54 interaction domain-containing protein yields MDIQAIKNRFGIIGNSPALNYALQVAAQVANTDLTVLINGESGVGKEVFSQIIHALSARKHNPFIAVNCGAIPEGTIDSELFGHEKGSFTGAVDSRKGYFETVNGGTIFLDEIGEMPLGTQARLLRVLETGEYIRVGSSKVQKTDVRVIAATNRDLLERTQHGKFREDLYYRLNTVPIRVPALRDRKEDIPLLFRKFSVDFSEKYKTPSIQLDEEARQMLVNYPWRGNVRELKNIAEQISVLSSDKLVTANDLKRFLPEIPEVNRLPMLAAPQQQPGGGDFASERDILYKLFFDMKKDVTEVKKMFFDILQNPNVTHAAEYHPESHVLHSYPAATEMAVPSPGINNTQPIILADNKIDHHEEVEETLSIADKEKELIVKALKKHKGKRKDAALDLGISERTLYRKLKEYNIAE; encoded by the coding sequence ATGGACATACAGGCTATTAAAAACAGGTTTGGCATTATCGGAAACAGTCCCGCATTGAACTACGCCCTGCAGGTGGCCGCACAGGTGGCCAATACCGACCTCACCGTACTGATCAACGGGGAGAGCGGCGTAGGTAAAGAAGTATTTTCCCAGATCATCCACGCGCTCAGCGCCCGAAAACATAATCCTTTCATTGCCGTGAACTGCGGCGCCATCCCTGAAGGCACCATCGATTCCGAACTGTTCGGCCACGAAAAAGGTTCCTTCACCGGCGCAGTAGACAGCCGTAAAGGTTATTTTGAAACCGTCAATGGTGGCACCATCTTCCTTGATGAAATCGGAGAAATGCCGCTGGGCACACAAGCCCGCCTGCTCCGTGTACTGGAAACCGGCGAGTATATCCGCGTGGGCTCTTCCAAAGTGCAGAAAACAGATGTCCGCGTGATCGCCGCCACCAATCGTGATCTGCTGGAACGCACCCAACACGGTAAATTCCGGGAGGACCTCTACTACCGCCTCAACACCGTGCCTATCCGCGTACCGGCACTGCGCGACCGCAAAGAGGACATCCCCCTGCTGTTCCGCAAATTCTCCGTCGATTTCTCCGAGAAATATAAAACACCTTCCATCCAGCTGGATGAAGAAGCCCGTCAGATGCTGGTCAATTACCCCTGGCGCGGCAATGTGCGCGAATTGAAAAATATCGCAGAACAAATATCCGTACTGTCGTCTGACAAGCTGGTCACCGCCAACGACCTGAAAAGGTTCCTTCCGGAAATACCGGAAGTCAACAGGCTGCCGATGCTGGCCGCTCCGCAGCAACAACCAGGCGGTGGCGATTTTGCCTCTGAAAGGGACATCCTCTACAAACTTTTCTTCGATATGAAAAAAGATGTGACAGAGGTCAAAAAAATGTTCTTCGACATCCTGCAGAACCCTAATGTGACGCACGCCGCGGAATACCATCCGGAAAGCCATGTGCTGCACAGCTACCCTGCCGCTACTGAAATGGCCGTCCCTTCTCCCGGTATCAACAATACCCAGCCGATCATCCTGGCCGATAATAAAATCGACCACCATGAAGAAGTGGAAGAAACCCTTTCCATTGCCGACAAAGAGAAAGAACTGATCGTGAAAGCGCTGAAGAAACACAAAGGCAAACGCAAGGATGCCGCCCTCGATCTGGGCATTTCCGAAAGAACGCTTTACCGTAAACTCAAAGAATATAACATCGCCGAATAA
- the miaB gene encoding tRNA (N6-isopentenyl adenosine(37)-C2)-methylthiotransferase MiaB yields the protein MLDQVTKVHDESRQGEAFAPVATDDQTYRKKFYIESYGCAMNFNDSEIVASILNQEGFGATRNVEEANLILLNTCSIREKAEQTVRKRLTEFRRIKKETPGLLIGVLGCMAERLKTKLLEEEKLVDMVVGPDAYRSLPSLIAEAETGQKSVNVLLSREETYGDISPVRLDNNGVSSFVSIMRGCNNMCTFCVVPFTRGRERSRDAVSIVREAAELFENGYREVTLLGQNVDSYYWTSDDGSETVTFAQLLEKVALINPLLRVRFSTSHPKDITDEVLYTMAKHENICNYIHLPVQSGSNRILQLMNRTYTREWYMKKVERIREILPGCGLSTDIICGFCSETEEEHQETMDIMRFAAYDLAYMYFYSERPGTLAQRRYQDDIPEDVKKRRLAEVVELHRQQSEKSMKNDVGKTFKVLVEGTSKRSEEHLFGRNDQNKVIVFPRENFKKGEYVMVKVESCTSGTLIGNAVQ from the coding sequence ATGCTGGACCAGGTTACCAAAGTGCATGATGAGAGCCGTCAGGGAGAAGCTTTTGCTCCCGTGGCGACCGACGACCAAACATATAGGAAAAAATTTTATATAGAAAGCTATGGCTGCGCGATGAATTTCAACGACAGTGAAATCGTTGCGTCCATATTAAACCAGGAAGGATTTGGCGCCACCCGTAACGTGGAGGAAGCTAATCTGATCCTGCTCAATACCTGTTCTATCCGCGAAAAAGCGGAACAGACAGTGCGTAAGCGGCTGACAGAATTCCGGCGGATAAAAAAAGAGACGCCCGGCCTGCTCATCGGTGTGCTGGGTTGTATGGCAGAACGGTTGAAAACGAAGCTGCTGGAAGAAGAGAAGCTGGTAGACATGGTCGTAGGCCCGGATGCCTACCGCAGCCTTCCTTCCCTCATCGCAGAAGCGGAAACAGGCCAGAAGTCAGTGAACGTGTTGCTCAGCCGCGAAGAAACTTATGGAGACATCAGTCCGGTGAGACTGGACAACAACGGGGTTTCCTCCTTTGTGTCTATCATGCGGGGTTGCAACAACATGTGCACCTTCTGTGTGGTGCCTTTTACCCGTGGCCGTGAACGCAGCCGTGACGCGGTTTCTATCGTGAGAGAGGCGGCGGAGCTGTTTGAAAACGGCTACCGCGAAGTGACACTGTTGGGCCAGAACGTAGACTCCTACTACTGGACCAGCGACGATGGCAGCGAAACCGTGACTTTCGCGCAACTGCTGGAGAAAGTAGCGCTCATCAATCCTTTGCTGCGCGTACGTTTCAGCACCTCCCATCCGAAAGACATCACCGACGAGGTGCTCTATACCATGGCCAAACACGAAAACATCTGCAACTATATCCACCTGCCGGTACAAAGTGGCAGCAACAGGATATTACAGCTGATGAACCGGACGTATACCCGTGAATGGTACATGAAGAAAGTGGAGCGCATCCGCGAAATACTTCCCGGCTGCGGATTGTCAACCGATATTATCTGCGGTTTCTGCAGCGAAACAGAAGAGGAGCATCAGGAAACCATGGACATCATGCGGTTTGCCGCTTACGATCTGGCCTATATGTACTTCTATTCCGAACGCCCCGGTACACTGGCACAGCGCCGTTACCAGGACGATATACCGGAAGACGTTAAAAAAAGAAGGCTGGCCGAAGTGGTGGAACTGCACCGGCAACAATCAGAAAAAAGCATGAAAAACGATGTCGGCAAAACCTTCAAAGTGCTGGTAGAAGGCACTTCCAAACGTTCCGAAGAACACCTGTTCGGTCGCAATGACCAAAACAAGGTGATCGTTTTCCCCCGCGAAAACTTTAAAAAGGGCGAATACGTTATGGTAAAGGTGGAGAGCTGTACATCCGGTACACTTATAGGAAACGCAGTACAGTAG